The Anaeromyxobacter sp. Fw109-5 genomic interval CCACCGCGGCGGCCCACGGCGTCGCGCCGAGGACGCGCGCGAGGAGCCAGGCGCCGGCGGCGGCGAGCGCCAGGTGCAGCACGATCTGCAGGTCCATCGGCGCGCCAGGCGCGACGAACGCCGCGACGAGGGACACCGGGTGCAGCACCCCGTGCATGAGCTGGGCGAGGAGCGGCAGCCCCAGCGCCTCGTGCGGTTGCCACAGCGGCAGCGAGAAGGCGCGGAGCTCCGCCTCGACCGCCGGCCGGAGCGACCCGAGGAGCCGCGCCGTGTCGCGCCAGGAGAGGGTGTACCCCGCGACGAGCACCAGGAGCGGCGGCAGCGTCGTGCCGGCGACGGCGACGGCGACGGCGACTGCGGCAGGCAGCGCGGCGCGCCCGCGCGCGCGAAGGGAGCCTGGGGCGGTCTCGGTCATTGGGTCGTGGACTCTATCGCGACTCCCTCGGGGCGCTGCCGCCACGCTCCGCGAGCCCGCGCACGGGGGCCCGGGGGAAACAGCGGCTCGTCTCGCGCGTCAGATCGCCGCTCCCCGTCCTGTGACCTGGCGAGAACCCGGCGGCGTGTACACGAATCGTCAAGGCATTTTTCTGCTTGCTTGGGTCTGTTGATGGCCGTCAATCGCCGCGGCTGCTTGCTCTGGCATCTTGCTGAATCAGTTCGCCGCCACTCGTGTCGGTCGGCACCCGGGGGGAGATCATGATGGTCGTGTCCAGGCGTACGCGGACGTGGGTGGGCCTCGTCGCGGTCCTCGCGCTTTCGGGGCTGGTCTCCGCGTGCGGCCTCGAAGAGCCCGTCGCGCAAGAGCCCGAGGCCAGACCGACGTTTGCCGCCGAGCGCAGCGCCGTCCAGGTCGTCTCGGGCGCCGTGTGCACGGGCACGGGCGCCCACGACGCGCACGAGGGCTTCGCGAACGGCTGCATCACCTGCCACCCCTGCGGCGGGGCACTGGGCTTCGCGCCCGACGCCACGCTCCCCAGCGGCCGCCCCGTCTCGGGCAACATCACCACCGACGCGACCGGCACGAGCTGCACCGTCGCCTGCCACACGCCCGAGGGCCAGCCGTCGACCGCGATCTCCTGGAGTGCGACGGGGCCTTTCCCGTGCTCGCAGTGCCACTCGCAGGGGCTCGCCGCCCCCGCGGGCGGCTCCTCACACCCCGCCGACAACAGCAGCGTCGAGGCGAACCGCACGGCGTGCCAGTCCTGCCACGACACCTCGCGGCACGTGACCGGGACGCCGCTCGTGAAGACGCCGAACGGCCCGATCGAGATCCCGCCGGGCGGCTCGGTCGAGGCGAACGGCGTCTGCGAGCAGTGCCACCTGGGTGATGGTCTGGTCCTCGCCGGCAAGTCGCCGCCGTTCCTCGTCGGCTGGGAGAACACGACCACGGGCGATTGGCACGGTGCCAGGGCCGGCACCGGCTCGGGCGGCACGCTCGCGGCGCCGTACGCGCGAGGCCAAGGGCCGTTGCCGTGCACGGTCTGCCACGACGCGCACGTCTCGCCGAACGCGTTCATCTTCGCTTCCCAGGTGAACGGCGTCTCGATCCCCGCCGGCGCCATCGGCCGCGCCGGCGTCGGCGCCGAGCAGCTCTGCAGCGCATGCCACCTCGGCAACCGCCATGCCTACTGCACGACCTGCCACACCTCCGACCCGCAGCCGGCGGGCAGCCCGTGCTTCGCGTGCCACGGCCACGAAGGGATCCGCTACATCCCGATCCCCAACGTGAAGCCCCACAACATGGCGCCGAAGGAGGGTAGTGGTTGCGCGCACTGCCACAGCCCTGGGTGGAGACCGGTCGCGGAGTCCGTCCCTCCGACGATCACCGTCGCTCCGGCGATCTCGAACGTCACCTCCTCGAGCGTCACCGTGCGGTGGACCACCAATGAGCCTTCGTCCTCGTACGTCGAGTACGGCGTCGGCTCGCCCGGCCAGGTCGCCGGCACGCCAGAGGTCGTGACGGACCACGTCGTCGAGCTGATCAACCTCTCCGGCCCGACGACCTACGTGTTCCGCGTTCGCTCCGCCGATGTCTCGCGGAACGTGGTGCAGTCGGCGCTCTCCACCTTCGCGACGAGCGATCCGAACGCTCCGATGCCGCCGCTCCTCGACGTGGAGCCCACCTTCTACTCCTACGAGTACATCCAGCCCGTCGAGCTGACCTGGACTGCCGTCAGCTCCCCGATAGCGGGCAACGGCGTTCAGTACCGCTGCGTGGTGGAGTTCGGGGACGGCAGCGTCGCCTCCGATTCCGGCTGGATCTCGACCCCAAGCTACAATGCCCAGCTCTACACGCTCTGGTGGCCCGACGAGTATCGCTGGCGCGTGAAGGCCCGCGACGCGGTGACGGGCGTCGAGTCGGTCTGGTCCGACTACAGCACGTTCGGCATCTGGTCTCCCGAATGGTGACGTGGGCGCGCGGTCTACGCGCGCGATGAGGTTCCCGGGGCGGGCGCCGCGAGGCGACCCGCCCCGAGCTTTTTCGGGCTCCGCGCGCGAGCTGTGCGCCGATGTATGCGGAGCGCGGCCGTCTCGCGTTCACGGGACGGCGGTGGGTGTGGGCGCAGGGTGGGGCAGATCACGCAGCCCGGGTGCTAGCCCCCAGCCCGCAGCCGACTTCACACCCCGCTGATCGTGATCTCGCGGACTTACACGAGCCACGGCGTACCCGGGTTCGGGCACGCCCGTTGCTCTAGGGGCTCGACGCCGGCGACGTCAGGCGCAGGGGCCGAACGAAGGCGGCGAAGCACGCAGGGCGGGTTGCCGGTGGGCAGCTCGAGGGAACTTTCAGCAGTTCAACAGGGGAGAATAACCAATGAAGTTCATGAAGCTCGCAGTCGCTGCCGTCGCGTCGTTCGCGTTCGGCAACGCCTACGCCTTCCACTCCGGCGGCGTCGCCGAGTGCGAGGGCTGCCACACGATGCACAACTCGCTGGACGGCCAGCCGATGATCCCGGCGGACGTCATGGCGGCGAACGGCCTGGCGCAGTACGAGGCCGGCCCGTACCTGCTGCAGGGCAACCAGTCGGAGAACTGCCTCAACTGCCACCAGAACTCCAGCCAGGATCCGCTGGCCCAGGACAAGGGCCCGACCGGCTACCACATCTCCACGCAGCCGTCGCAGCTGGCGCTGGCCGGTGACACGGCGGGCGTTCCGGCAGTCCCGATGCAGATGACGCCGGGCGGCGACTTCGGCTGGATCCGCGCGGACGTGCCGTACGCGGTCCGCGGCACGCCGGCCACCAACCACGGCAGCGCCCGTGGCCACAACATCGTCGCCCCCGGCTACGGCTACACGGCCGACCCGGTCAAGACGACGGCGCCGGGCGGCTCGTTCGTCGCGGCGAACCTGATGTGCTCGAGCTGCCACGACCCGCACGGCCGCGCCCGCGTGCTCGACTCGACCACCGCTGACGTGCAGGTCGTTCCTGCCCTCGGCGGCGCGACGGCCCCCATCTACACGTCCGGCTCCTACGGCGCGACGACGAAGCCGGGCCTCGCCATCGGCGTGTTCCGCATCCTCGGCGGCGTGGGCTACGCGCCGAAGTCCTACAACGCGGGCGCCTTCACCGCCCCGGCGCCGGTCGCGGCCGCGCCGTCCAGCTACAACGCGTCTGAGGCGGTCTCCGAGACGGTCGTCGCGTACGGTAAGGGCATGTCCGAGTACTGCGCGAACTGCCACCCGGCGATGCTCCAGAACGGCTACGTGAGCGGCACGTCGATGCAGGTCCACCCGGCCGGCAACGGCGCGCCCCTCGGCGCGACGATCGCCGCCAACTACCTGGCGTACGTGAAGTCGGGCGACCTCTCGAAGACGGGCGCGAACTACACCTCGCTCATCCCCTTCGAGACGGGCGTCGTCGACACGGGCGCGCTCAGGCCGCTGTCGGGCCGCCTCGCGCCGGGCGCCGGCCCTGTGGCCGAGGCGACGGACAACGTCTCCTGCCTCTCCTGCCACCGCGCCCACGCGTCGGGCTTCGACTCGATGCTCCGCTTCGCGCACGAGAACGAGTTCATGACGATCGCGGACGCCACGGGCGCCGCCGCGTTCGACACGAACGCCGCCGAGGGCAAGGTCAACCGCGGCTTCTACGGTAAGGTCGCGCAGGAGACGCAGTACTACGGCCGTCCGGCGACGAAGTTCGCGCCGTACCAGCGCCTCCTCTGCAACAAGTGCCACGCGAAGGACTAGTCTCGCGCTGGCGTAGCAGCACGGTGTGAAGGGGAGGGGGCCGCGCGAGCGGCCCCCTTTTCTTTTTCCCGCTCCACCCTCGGCGGCGCCTTCGGCTAGAGTCGTCGCTCTCCAACCCAGCGGCTCGGCGGTCTGACGATGCGACGCCCATTCACCCTCAGCGCCGCCCTCGCGGTGCTTCTCGCCACGACGGCGTGCCGTCCCGCCGTTCGGGCCACGCCTCCCCGGGCCCTGCGGGGCGACCAGGCTGAGCTGGCCGTCTACGTTCAGCCCCTGGCCGCGGGGCCGCTGGTGCTGGAGCTCGCGACGATCGCGGCCACTCGCGAGGACGGGCCGCCGGTGCCGCTGGAGCTCCACCTCGGACGCCTCTCGCCCGAGACCGCGACGCGCCAGCGGCTCGTCGCCTCCGGGCGGCTTCCGCCTGGAAGCTACACGGGGCTCGCCGTGGCGCTCCGCCGCGCCACCCTCGCGCCCAACGGTGGCACGGGGGCGGCCCTGGCCATCCCCGAGGAGCCGCTCGTCGCGCTGGTGCCGTTCGCCGTCGCGTCCGGGCGAGGCCAGGTCCTGCTCCTGTCGGTGCGGCCCGAAGCCGTCAACGCGGGGGCGGTCCTCGAGGGCTCCGCGCTCGCCGCGTATGCGCCCGACCGTCCCAGCGCGCCGCTCCTCGGCGTCTCGGCGGTCGACTACGCCGATAGCCTCCTTCTATTCGACCGTCGGGCGGGCGGCGTCGTCGCTCTCTTCCCCACGGGGCCGGAACCGCGCACGGTCGCGATCGACGCGTTCCGGCAGCGCGTATACGTGGCGAGCAGCGGCGCGAACCGCATCGACGCGTTCGATCTCGCCACCTTCGAGACGCTCGACTCCACCCGGCTCCGCGTCGGCGATCGGCCGCTTTCGATGGCCCTCACCCCGAGCGGCGGGCTGCTGGTGGTCGCGAACCCCGGCTCGGACACCGTGAGCCTGGTCGATCCCATCGGCGGGCAGGAGCTGGAGCGCGTCTCGGTGGCGGGCGAGCCGTCGTGGGTGACCCTCGACCGTCCCGGGTTGCGCGCCTTCGTGGCGAGCCGTCGCACCTCGACCGTCAGCATCATCACCACGGACGTCGCGCTCCTCACGTCGGGGTCCGCGGCCGTGCTGGGCTCCTTCTCCGTGGAGCCCGACCCGATCCGGCTCTTCGTCGAGCCTGCCGGCGACCGGCTCATCATCGCTTACGCCCGCACGCCGTACGTCACCGTGCACGCCCTCCCGAGCGGAGCGATGGCGGACCGGATCTTCACCGGAGCCCCTGCCTCGGCGCTCCTGCGCGACCCGCGCAGCGGCGCCCTCGTCGTGGCGACCGCGGACGGGAAGCTTCAGCTCTACGACCCGGGAACGCTCCTCGCGACGGCCACGATCGCGTTGCCCGCGCCCGCCACGTACCTCGTCATCGACGACGCCGAGAACGCGCTCCTCGCGCTGCTCCCCGGGCGGGGCTCCGTGGCCGTGGTGGATCTCACGGCGCGCAAGCTGCGGGGCGAGTTCGAGCTCGGGCCCGGTCCACACGACCTCGCCCTGGTGGCGGAGCGGCGCTAGCGGATGCGAGCCCGCGTCATTCTCCGGATCGTGTGCCTGGGGGGGCTCCTCGCGCTCGGTGTCCCCGCTCGCGGAGGGGACATCAACCTGCGTTACGCGCCGGACTACCGGCTCCAGCGCACGCGGGTCCTGCGCGCCGACGGCGTGGGGTTCGATACCGAAGGGCAAACGCTGGCCCAGCGGGTCACCCTCGGCTTGAGCCAGACCTTCACCCCCACGCTCTCGTGGGCCGGCGACGGGCTCTTCGACTGGGACCAGTCCTGGGCCCGGGACGCCGACGATGTTTGGGTCTCCTCGGACAGCCGGCGCTGGACCCTCAACACGCGGCTCGAGCTCCGCCAGGACCCGTTCCAGACGGGCGTCTCCTACGCCCGGCGGGACGCGCTCCTCGAGTCGACCCGCCTGGGGGAGACGCGGACCATCCGCGCGCCGATCAACGACACCTACGCGAGCTGGCTCCAGTGGAACCCGGCCGGGCTCCCGCGTCTCTCCCTGAACGCTTCGCGGGGGAACACTTACGATCCAGGAAAGGACGAGGTGGACCGGACCACGGACGCGGCCTCGCTCGCCCTGGTGTACCAGGAACTCGAGGACTGGGATTTCCGCTACGGGTACCTCATCTCGCACGGGGTGGATCGGTTCAAGGATACGGACGCGCTGACCCAGGCGCATTCGGCGCGGGTCGGCTGGGGCGAGGACTGGCTCGACGGCCGGGTGTTCACGGCGGTCTCCTACGGAGCGGGCTACAACTCGTCGCGCCTCACCGCCGGTTCGGCGGGGGCTACCCGCGAGACGCAGCAGCGCCCGTCTACGGGGCTCTCCCGCGTCGAGGTCTTCCCGGACGAGCCCTCGCGGGTGAAGCTCGATCCAAACCCCGCCCTCGCCGACGCTGACACCGTCGTCCCCACCCAGCTCGACCTCGGCCACGCGCGCTCCACCGCACGCGACGTGGCGCCGCGCGACCTCGGCGCCCAGTTCCCCGACGACCGGCTGGAGGTCAACCTGATCCGCGTCTGGGTGGACCGGCAGCTCCCGGCCCACGTCGTCGCGGGGTTCGCCTGGGAGGCCTGGCAGAGCGACGACAACCTGGAGTGGACGCGCGTGCCGCTCGCGGGCGCGGTCAGCTTCGGGGTGTTCGACAACCGGTTCGAGATCCCCATCCAGCGGACCGGCGCGCGTTATCTCAAGGTGGTGACCCGCCCCATCACCACCGCGGTGACGACCGATCCACTTTACGCGAGCATCCTCGTCACGGAGCTCGAGTTCCTGCTCGTCGAGTTCCTCCCCTCCGGTACCACGCAGACGAGCGGGATCTCCGGCGACCTGAGCGGCTCGCTCCGCTGGGTGATCCTGCGGGAGCCGAGCCTCGCTTACAGCCTCGCCGTGCTCACCTCCCATCGAGGCGATCCCATCGACATTCGCACGGCGGTTCAGCAGTCGCTCGGCTTCCTGCGCACGCTCGGCGGGAACGCACGGCTGTCGGCCCAGGTCTCGCGGACCGACTCCTTCGACGACCAGGGACTGCGTTCCCAGGACGGCTGGGGCGCGTCGCTGGGCGCCGACCCGCTGCCGGCCCTCTCCTGGAACCTCAGCTACTCGGGGTCGTACGCCGAGGACACGCGCGACCTCTCGAACACCACGGCCGCGTCGGTGCGCGCGGACCTGTATGAAGGCTTCTCTGCGAGCGCGAACGGGGGCCTCGCCTGGACGAGCGCCGGGACCGGACGGCAGAGCCAGTCCGCAGAGAGCAGCGCATCCCTCAACGTGACGCCACACCGGGCGGTCAGCGCCAACGGCGTCATCACCTGGCGCTACGCGCAGGGCTGGGGCGGAGGTGCGCCCGAGAGCTCCGAACGGGCCGGACGGGTAGACGGCACGATCTCGGTGAACCCGTTCCCGGCCCTCTATCTCTCGGCCTCGGCTGGCCGGAACCTCTTCGGCCTGGCGCCGGCCACGACCACGGCCGTGAGCGCAGGGCTGTCGCTCTTCCGCGGCGGTGCCCTCGCCCTGCGCCTCAACGCGGGTCAGACGACCGACGCGGCGAGCCGCGTGCGCAACCGCTCGACGGGGGCCGGCCTGAGCGTGAAGCTCGGCCCAGGCCGAACGTTCGACGTGAACTCCATCTGGAGCGAGTCCCGCGCCCCCGTGGAACGGGTTCGCAGCTTCGCGCTGACCGCTGGGCTACGCCTCGTCCTACTCTAAGATGCAGGGAGGAGACCCCTTGAGCTGCCCATCCCCTTCGCGTCTGGCCACCGTCGCCCTGCTGCTCGCTACGGCCTGCTCGTCCGGTCCTCAGCGCACCTACACCGATCCCAGCATGGACTTCGGGGCGATCCGCACGGTGGCGGTGCTGCCGTTCCAGAACCTCAGCCGAGAGCAGACGGCCAATCAGCGGGTGCGTGACGTCTTCGTCACGCTGCTGCTCGCGGCGGAGGCGGTCTATGTCGTGCCGACGGGCGAGACCGCGCGCGGGCTCGAGCAGGCGGTGGTCGCAAACCCCACCGCGCCGAGCATCGCGGAGGTGGTGAAGCTGGGCACCATCCTCAAGGCTGACGCCGTGATCACCGGGGTCGTCAAGGAGTACGGCGAGATCCGCTCCGGGACCGCGACCTCGAACGCCGTCTCGATCAGCATCCAGCTCCAGGAGGCGGGTACCGGGAAGGTGGTCTGGTCCGGGGCCAGCACCAAGGGCGGAATCGGGTTCACGGATCGGCTGTTCGGAGGGGGAGGGGAGCCCCTGAACCGCGTCACCGAGGAAGCGGTCCGTGACATTCTCGACCAGCTCTTCCGGTAGGCGCCGCAGCCTCGCGATCGGCTGGCTGGTCGCGTTGACGCTCGCGTGCTCCGGAGCTTCGCCCCAGCGAGCGCCCCTCTCCTCGCGACAGCCGGTCGCCGATCTCCCGCCCGAGGTGCCGGCAGGCGGGCGCGCCGCGCGCATCGCCCTTCTCCCGCCGCAGAACCTGACCGGCACCACCTTCGACGAGGAGGCGCTCGCCACCCGGTTCGAGCAGGCCCTGGCGCGCGCCGGCCTCGACGTGGTCTCCGGAGCGCCGGTGGACGCCTTCCTCGCGAGCCGCCGCATCCGCTTCACCGGCGGCCTCGACCGGGAGGACGCGGTCGCGGCGGGCGAGACGCTCGACGTTCGCGGCGTGCTCGTGACCACCGTGGTGCAGCGCGAGGAAGGGTCGTCGCCGCGGCTCGCCGTGCTCGCGCGGCTCGTGTCGGTGGACGATGACCCGAGCGTCTACTGGATGGACGGGATCGCCATCTCGGGCGAGGACCACCGCGGGCTGCTCGAGCTCCGGCTGGTGCACCGCGTCGACCGGCTGGAGCGCCGAGCGTTCTCGCGGCTCGCCGGGTCGCTCGCCGAGTTCCTCGAAGGGGAGCGCACTGGCGGTCACCGCTGCAGCAGCGGACGCCGGTACCGCCCGAGCATCGTGTACCGGAACCTGGTGCCGCCGAAGGACCGAGCGGTCACCATCGCCGTGGTTCCTTTCCAGAACCGGACCCAGCGCGAGCACGCCGGAGAGGTGGCCTCGCTTCAGCTGACGCGGGCGCTCGCGGGGATTCGAGGGTACCGGGTGCTCGAGCCGGCGGTCGTCCGCGAGGAGATGCTCCGCCGGCGGATCGTCGTGCAAGAGGGAGTGTCCCGCGAGACGGTGCGGATGCTCCGGGGCGGGCTCGAGGCGGACTACGTGATCGGCGGGATGGTGACGCGCTACGACGAGGCACGGGGCGCGAAGGGGATACCGGCCGTGGACGTCACCGTCACCATGCTCGAGACGGCGACCGGACGGGTCGCCTGGCATTCACGCTCGGAAGGGCGCGGAAACGACGGAGTCGTCCTCTTCGATCTCGGGACGATCCGGAACACCGAGGAGCTTTCCTGCCGATTGCTGGCGCAGGTGGCGGACGGGCTTTCGGGGAAACGCTGACCCAACCCATGCTGCGTCGGAAAACGGAGGGAACGCAAATGGTGCGTCCCGCTCTTAGCCTACATTCCAACTTCGCCAAAGAAATTCAGCCAGTTAGGTGATTTCGTTCGCTTATCGGAAGGCATGCCGGATGCAATCCCGCCCGCTGCCTCAACCACCGAAGGGTCGCTGGACCCACCTCCTGAGGACTGAATGCTCTCTCGCCTGCTGCCCTGTGCCCTCGCTATCGCCGCGCCGCTGACCTGGGCGCGCGCCGATGCCCCGAAGGCCGCTGCGCCCGCACCCGCCCCGGCTGCCGCCGCAGGCGCGGGCGCGACCTCGGATTCGGCCAAGTCGCCGAACGCCGGGTCCGTGTCGATTCGCGTACGGGTTCCGCTCGCCGACGAGCGCTTCGGCCCGGTGCCGGTCGCGACGGTCGCGGACGAGGTCATCACGGTGGACGATCTTCGCGAGCTCGCCGCGATCACCCACCAGGACCGCGCGGAGGGGATGACCGGCAAGGCCGACTTCACGAAGCTCGTCGAGCGGCTCGTCGCCGTGCGGACGATCGTCGCCGAGGCGAGGGCCATCGGCCTCGACGATCTCGAGGAGGTGAAGAAGCCGATCGCCGACAACAAGGAGCGCATCCGCTTCGATCTCGTCCGCAAGCACGCGTCGAAGGACGTGACGGTCGATCCCGCCGAGGTCAAGCGTCTCTACGACGAGGCCAGACGCGAGTGGCGCATCCGCTCGGTCTTCTTCGGGCAGGAGGCCGAGGCGAAGAAGTTCACCGCGGCCCTGGCGGCCGGCGGCGAGTTCGACGCGCTCGCGAAGAAGGCGGCCGAGGACAAGGTCGCGCGGAGCGGCGAGGGTTCGCAGTGGATCCGCGTGTCCGAGATCCAGGTGAGCGTCGCGAAGGAGGTGGAGAAGCTCGCCCCCGGGAAGGCGACGGCGCCCTTGAAGGCCGGACCGGGCTGGACCGTCGTCCGGCTCGACGAGAAGCGCTCGGTCGAGGACGAGGCGCTCCGGGCCAAGATCGAGTCGACGGTCCGCGGCGAGGCCGTCGCGAAGGCGCTCCAGGCCTACTACGCGAAGCTCAAGAAGCAGCTCGTCCGCATCGACACGAAGCTCCTCCGCGCCGTGAGCTTCGACAAGCCGAAGGGTGGCTTCGAGGCGCTCAGGAAGGACCGCCGCGTCGTCGCCCGGGTCGAGGGTGCGAAGCCGGTGACCCTTGGTGAGGTCGCGGAATCCCTCGCGCGCCCCCTCTTCCACGGCGTCGCTCCGGCGCAGGAGCAGGGCAAGCTGGACAAGCAGAAGCAGGACGCGCTCGACGCGCTCGTGTCGAAGCGGCTCGTCACGATCGAGGCGGAGCGGCTCCGGCTCGACGACACGCCGGAGGCGAAGCGCCGGGCCGCCGAGTTCGAGACGAACCTCCTCTTCACCACGTTCATCGATCGCGTCGTCATCCCCGAGGTGAAGGTGACCGAGGCGGAGGATCGGGCCGCGTACGAGAAGCGCAAGGACGAGTTCAAGTACCCGGCGTTCTACCGGCTCGAGGGGCTGGCCTTCCAGGACGCGAAGAACGCGCAGAAGGCCCTGAAGAGCCTGCAGGGCGGTACGGACTTCAAGTGGCTCCGGTCGAACAGCGACGGCCTCGTGCCCGAGGAGGAGCAGGTGTTCCGCCTCGACGCCACGCAGACGATCAGCGCGCGCGCCATGCCGGAGGAGTTCCGCAAGGCGCTGGCGGGGGCCCAGGACGGCGACGTCCGGCTCGTGGCCTCCAAGGACCAGCACTACGTCGTGCGGGTCGCGCAGTTCACCCCCGAGAGCGTGCGGCCGTTCGAGGAGGTCCGCCCGGAAATCCACAAGGACGTGTTCGGGACTGCGATCGCCCGCGCGCTCGACGGATGGGTGGAGAAGCTGCGCGACGCGCACGAGGTCAACGTCTACCTCGTCACCTCGCCGTGAGACGGAGCGGAGACATGGCGATGAATCCCAGGATCCGGATCCCCGTCCTCGTCGCTGCGCTCGCCGTGGGCGCGGCCCTCGCGACGCCCTCGGTGGCCACCGCCGCGGCGAAGTTCGCCAAGCGCGACTGCTACGACTGCCACAAGGACTTCGCGAAGCGCGTCGGCGGCCTCTCGAACGTGCACCCCGCGGTGAAGGCGCAGAAGTGCGAGGACTGCCACCTGCGGCACGGCGCGGTGCCGCGCCTCCTGCTCAAGAAGAACGGCAACGCCCTCTGCGCCGAGTGCCATGCCTCCGCGAAGATCGGCACCGACAAGAAGGTCGTCCACCCGGTCGCCGGGAAGGGCACGTGCGTCACGTGCCACGATCCGCACGGCGGCAACGACCGCGCCATGATGAAGAAGGCGGGCGCTGAGGGGTGCTACGCCTGCCACGATCGCAAGCCCTTCGAGCGCCAGGCGGTCCACGCCGTCCTGAAGCAGAAGGGCTGCAACGCGTGCCACGCCGGGCACGGCTCCGACGAGCGGCACATCCTGCGCGCGTCGGAGGACAAGCTCTGCGCGAGCTGTCACGCCGCGAACGACGGCTTCAAGAAGAAGCACGGCGGCTACCCGGTCGCGACCTGCACGCGCTGCCACGATCCCCACTCCGCCCCCGGCGCCAAGCTCCTCAAGGCCGTCGTCCACGATCCGGTGAAGAGCGCCTCGTGCTCGGACTGCCACGTCGCCGCGACCTCCCCGAAGCCGTTCGCGCTGGCCCAGAAGGGCGGGGCAGTCTGCGCGTCCTGCCACGACCAGAAGGACGTCACCGGCGGCAAGAAGGTGGTCCACTCTCCCGTGAAGGACGGCGAGTGCGTCGCCTGCCACGATCCCCACGCGTCCGAGCAGAAGGCTCTCCTCGCACGCCCGGGCGCCAAGACCTGCGAGCAGTGCCACCCCGCGCAGATGGGCATCCGCACGGTCGTGCACAAGCCGATCGCGGGTGAGCGCGCGTGCCTCACCTGCCACGGCGCCCACGCCGCGGGCGAGGCGAAGCTGCTCGACAAGAAGGAGCCGGAGCTCTGCTACGGCTGCCACGCGAAGACCTCCGCGCAGCAGAAGGCGAAGGTCGCCCACCAGCCGTTCAAGTCGGGCGACTGCTCGTCCTGTCACGACCCCCACGGCTCCACGGTGGCGGGCATGCTGAAGGCCCGCCCCGACCGCGTCTGCTACGGCTGCCACGTGGACGCCGAGGCGAGGTTCGTGAAGTCGAGCACCCACGCGCCCGTGCGAGAGGGGCAATGCACGGCCTGCCACCTCGCGCACGGCGGCGAGAGCAAGGGGCTCCTCAAGGCGCGCGGCGCGGACCTGTGCAAGTCTTGCCACGCGGACCTCGTGAAGAAGTCCACGACCAAGTCGTCGGACGGCAGCCCCGTCCACGCTCCGTTCGCCAAGGGTGACTGCCTCGGCTGCCACGATCCCCACGGCTCCAACGTGAAGGGGATGCTGGTCGCGGACGAGCGCGCCATGTGCGTCCGGTGCCACGAGAAGGAGGCGAAGGCGGCGGGGGCGGCCAAGAGCGTCCACGCGCCGTTCTCCGGCGGCGAGTGCTCGAAGTGCCACAACGCCCACGCCGCGCCGCTGAAGAACCTGCTGCTCGCGAAGAGCCCGGACCTCTGCCTGTCCTGCCACAAGGACATCAAGGAGCGGCTCTCGAAGAAGACGATGCACTCGCCGGCGGAGGACTGCATGAGCTGCCACCGGCCGCACTCGGGCACGCAGCCGTTCCTCGTCGATCAGGCGCCGAACGAGCTGTGCGGCCAGTGCCACGAGCCCACGGACGGCTTCACGAAGGCCCACCTCGGCATCGAGCCGAAGGCGATGGCCTGCGCGAGCTGCCACGACCCGCACGCCTCGGACGATCCGAAGTTCTTCAAGGAACGCCAGCACGCGCCCTTCGGCTCGCGCAAGTGCGACGCCTGCCACGCCGCGACGATGGAGAAGAAGAAGTGAGTGGCCCCATGCGCACGATCCCCGTCCTCCTCGCGCTCTCCGTCGCGCTGGGCTCAGCCCCGGCGAGCGCCGCTCCCCGCTCCGCCAAGCCGAACCACCGGTTGAAGACAGGCGCGGAGGGCAAGCTCTGCGTGGACTGTCACACCGAGTTCGCGAAGGAGCTCGCGAAGCCCGTGATCCACAGCCCGGTCCGCGCCCGGGACTGCGTCGGGTGCCACGACCCGCACGCGTCGAAGCTGCCGGGCCTGCTCGCCGGCGCGCCGAACGACATCTGCGCGAGCTGCCA includes:
- a CDS encoding GNA1162 family protein, whose amino-acid sequence is MSCPSPSRLATVALLLATACSSGPQRTYTDPSMDFGAIRTVAVLPFQNLSREQTANQRVRDVFVTLLLAAEAVYVVPTGETARGLEQAVVANPTAPSIAEVVKLGTILKADAVITGVVKEYGEIRSGTATSNAVSISIQLQEAGTGKVVWSGASTKGGIGFTDRLFGGGGEPLNRVTEEAVRDILDQLFR
- a CDS encoding fibronectin type III domain-containing protein produces the protein MSRRTRTWVGLVAVLALSGLVSACGLEEPVAQEPEARPTFAAERSAVQVVSGAVCTGTGAHDAHEGFANGCITCHPCGGALGFAPDATLPSGRPVSGNITTDATGTSCTVACHTPEGQPSTAISWSATGPFPCSQCHSQGLAAPAGGSSHPADNSSVEANRTACQSCHDTSRHVTGTPLVKTPNGPIEIPPGGSVEANGVCEQCHLGDGLVLAGKSPPFLVGWENTTTGDWHGARAGTGSGGTLAAPYARGQGPLPCTVCHDAHVSPNAFIFASQVNGVSIPAGAIGRAGVGAEQLCSACHLGNRHAYCTTCHTSDPQPAGSPCFACHGHEGIRYIPIPNVKPHNMAPKEGSGCAHCHSPGWRPVAESVPPTITVAPAISNVTSSSVTVRWTTNEPSSSYVEYGVGSPGQVAGTPEVVTDHVVELINLSGPTTYVFRVRSADVSRNVVQSALSTFATSDPNAPMPPLLDVEPTFYSYEYIQPVELTWTAVSSPIAGNGVQYRCVVEFGDGSVASDSGWISTPSYNAQLYTLWWPDEYRWRVKARDAVTGVESVWSDYSTFGIWSPEW
- a CDS encoding peptidyl-prolyl cis-trans isomerase, whose translation is MSIRVRVPLADERFGPVPVATVADEVITVDDLRELAAITHQDRAEGMTGKADFTKLVERLVAVRTIVAEARAIGLDDLEEVKKPIADNKERIRFDLVRKHASKDVTVDPAEVKRLYDEARREWRIRSVFFGQEAEAKKFTAALAAGGEFDALAKKAAEDKVARSGEGSQWIRVSEIQVSVAKEVEKLAPGKATAPLKAGPGWTVVRLDEKRSVEDEALRAKIESTVRGEAVAKALQAYYAKLKKQLVRIDTKLLRAVSFDKPKGGFEALRKDRRVVARVEGAKPVTLGEVAESLARPLFHGVAPAQEQGKLDKQKQDALDALVSKRLVTIEAERLRLDDTPEAKRRAAEFETNLLFTTFIDRVVIPEVKVTEAEDRAAYEKRKDEFKYPAFYRLEGLAFQDAKNAQKALKSLQGGTDFKWLRSNSDGLVPEEEQVFRLDATQTISARAMPEEFRKALAGAQDGDVRLVASKDQHYVVRVAQFTPESVRPFEEVRPEIHKDVFGTAIARALDGWVEKLRDAHEVNVYLVTSP
- a CDS encoding YncE family protein; protein product: MRRPFTLSAALAVLLATTACRPAVRATPPRALRGDQAELAVYVQPLAAGPLVLELATIAATREDGPPVPLELHLGRLSPETATRQRLVASGRLPPGSYTGLAVALRRATLAPNGGTGAALAIPEEPLVALVPFAVASGRGQVLLLSVRPEAVNAGAVLEGSALAAYAPDRPSAPLLGVSAVDYADSLLLFDRRAGGVVALFPTGPEPRTVAIDAFRQRVYVASSGANRIDAFDLATFETLDSTRLRVGDRPLSMALTPSGGLLVVANPGSDTVSLVDPIGGQELERVSVAGEPSWVTLDRPGLRAFVASRRTSTVSIITTDVALLTSGSAAVLGSFSVEPDPIRLFVEPAGDRLIIAYARTPYVTVHALPSGAMADRIFTGAPASALLRDPRSGALVVATADGKLQLYDPGTLLATATIALPAPATYLVIDDAENALLALLPGRGSVAVVDLTARKLRGEFELGPGPHDLALVAERR